One genomic window of Candidatus Alcyoniella australis includes the following:
- a CDS encoding thioredoxin family protein: protein MKIEVLGPGCTRCERTYETVRAYLEERGLQHELVKVDKVDEIIKYGLLAMPALVIEGKVVLSGKVPRRRDLEKLLG, encoded by the coding sequence ATGAAAATCGAGGTGCTCGGGCCGGGCTGCACGCGTTGCGAACGAACCTATGAGACCGTGCGCGCCTACCTTGAGGAGCGCGGCCTGCAGCACGAGCTGGTCAAGGTTGACAAGGTCGACGAGATTATCAAATACGGCCTGCTGGCCATGCCCGCGCTGGTGATCGAGGGCAAGGTCGTGTTGAGCGGCAAGGTGCCGCGCAGGCGCGATCTGGAAAAACTACTGGGATAA